One window of Paenibacillus sp. FSL K6-3182 genomic DNA carries:
- a CDS encoding polysaccharide deacetylase family protein yields MYTNRVIQHVPTNQKNIALTINIAHGSQVPMKMLFLLRRLGVTKATFFVTGKWAELNPRITKKIQRMGYEIASHGYRHDNYTSHSNAWIKQDVHSARKAIYHITGVRTNMIRTPSGDFDDRVIKQLLRMNQTIVHWDIDSLDWKLTRTADIVRRVIPHAHPGGIVLLHACDPWIQSLKAVPLIVNGLRKQGYHFVTISELLGKRNPLRKSSNRRQRFV; encoded by the coding sequence ATGTATACGAATCGTGTGATCCAACACGTTCCGACTAACCAAAAAAATATCGCTTTAACGATCAATATCGCTCATGGCAGTCAAGTACCTATGAAAATGCTGTTCCTGCTTCGCAGATTAGGTGTAACAAAAGCAACCTTTTTTGTAACCGGCAAATGGGCTGAGTTAAATCCACGAATTACTAAAAAAATTCAACGTATGGGCTATGAGATCGCTTCACATGGATATCGTCATGACAATTATACAAGCCATTCCAATGCATGGATTAAACAAGATGTGCATTCCGCAAGGAAAGCAATCTATCATATTACCGGCGTCAGGACTAACATGATTCGAACACCAAGCGGTGATTTTGACGACCGTGTCATAAAACAGCTTCTGAGAATGAACCAAACGATTGTTCACTGGGATATCGATTCTTTGGATTGGAAATTAACCCGTACAGCTGATATCGTTCGCCGAGTTATACCACATGCACACCCGGGAGGCATTGTACTTCTGCATGCCTGCGACCCATGGATACAAAGCTTAAAGGCCGTACCGCTTATCGTCAATGGGCTGCGAAAACAAGGCTATCATTTCGTCACCATCAGTGAATTGCTTGGAAAGCGTAACCCGTTAAGGAAGAGCAGCAATCGCCGCCAGCGCTTCGTGTAA